From the Gramella sp. Hel_I_59 genome, one window contains:
- a CDS encoding DUF262 domain-containing protein, with translation MALQDEIELKSKEIHTENLSMSLGEIISMYEQGDLDIHPEFQRFYRWSDQQKTKLIESILLNIPIPSIFVAQRPDGIWDVVDGLQRLSTIFEFLGILKNENNELVAPLKLEKTNLLPSLENKVWSSDNGDEFTDVQQRYFKRSRLNFVIIQKESDSSSKYELFQRLNTGGSSLTPQEVRNCLLIMSEEDNFEKLKSLSEEESFLNSINISDKNLDEQYDKELTTRYLVLKGFEPDELSSISDLSTFLDDEIVKFFENDNLHWDAVTDNFRRTFNLIDDSMGSDAFKKYSIEKDSFYGGFIVSAFEMIAINIGNNLDYWEERSERIEGKIKECWQKISDENISWKGYSASGRLPKTISVGREIFGNES, from the coding sequence ATGGCTCTACAAGATGAAATAGAACTAAAATCAAAAGAAATACATACTGAAAATTTGAGTATGTCTTTAGGAGAAATAATTAGTATGTATGAACAAGGAGATTTAGATATCCATCCTGAGTTTCAAAGATTTTATAGATGGTCAGACCAACAAAAAACTAAGTTAATTGAATCCATACTATTAAATATCCCAATTCCGTCAATATTCGTGGCACAACGTCCAGATGGAATTTGGGATGTGGTTGATGGATTACAAAGACTATCTACAATTTTTGAATTTCTAGGTATTTTAAAAAATGAGAATAACGAATTGGTAGCGCCATTGAAACTTGAAAAAACTAATTTATTACCATCTCTTGAAAACAAGGTTTGGAGTAGCGATAATGGTGATGAGTTTACAGATGTCCAACAAAGATATTTTAAAAGAAGTAGATTAAATTTTGTGATAATTCAAAAGGAAAGTGACTCTAGTAGTAAATATGAACTATTTCAGAGACTCAACACAGGTGGTAGTTCCTTAACACCTCAGGAAGTTAGAAATTGTTTACTAATTATGAGTGAGGAGGATAATTTTGAAAAACTAAAATCATTATCAGAAGAAGAAAGCTTCCTTAATTCTATAAATATTTCAGATAAAAACTTAGATGAACAATATGATAAGGAATTAACAACACGCTACTTAGTATTAAAAGGATTTGAACCTGATGAACTTAGTTCTATAAGCGACTTGAGTACATTTTTAGATGATGAAATAGTGAAATTTTTCGAGAATGATAATTTACACTGGGATGCTGTAACTGACAATTTTAGAAGGACATTCAACCTTATTGATGATTCAATGGGTTCAGACGCTTTTAAAAAATATAGTATTGAAAAAGATTCTTTCTATGGTGGATTTATAGTTTCAGCTTTTGAAATGATCGCGATAAATATTGGGAATAATTTAGATTATTGGGAAGAAAGAAGTGAACGAATAGAAGGTAAGATAAAAGAATGCTGGCAAAAAATTAGTGATGAGAATATATCATGGAAAGGTTATAGCGCTTCGGGTAGACTACCCAAAACAATTTCTGTAGGAAGAGAAATATTTGGTAATGAAAGTTAG
- a CDS encoding MAE_28990/MAE_18760 family HEPN-like nuclease: MKVRTVAELQNKLDAEISWRKKELVDYKFIVERNKNALQITPLVRGGIALGYAHWEGFIKNAASIFISYISTKKIPLKDLKTNFTALNYMRSLNKQKSIEECIELIEKVIEESDKPCKIFDKDVIDTKSNLRFYVLKDILLSLGFEDDFFSSKENFLDKKLVDPRNDIAHGTYREVSYEDYKIVFDNILPLMEHFKTLVENATSTESYKN, translated from the coding sequence ATGAAAGTTAGGACTGTAGCAGAACTTCAAAATAAGTTAGATGCTGAGATTTCGTGGCGTAAGAAAGAGCTTGTTGACTATAAATTTATTGTCGAAAGAAATAAAAACGCGCTCCAGATTACACCTTTGGTTAGAGGTGGTATTGCATTGGGTTATGCCCATTGGGAAGGATTTATTAAAAATGCAGCATCAATCTTCATAAGTTATATATCGACAAAAAAAATACCCTTAAAAGACTTAAAAACAAACTTTACAGCTCTAAATTATATGAGAAGTTTAAATAAGCAAAAGTCCATTGAAGAGTGTATAGAACTTATTGAAAAAGTGATTGAAGAAAGTGACAAGCCTTGTAAAATTTTTGATAAAGATGTCATTGATACTAAGTCAAATTTGAGGTTTTATGTTCTTAAGGATATTCTGTTATCCTTAGGTTTTGAAGACGATTTTTTTAGTTCTAAAGAAAATTTCTTGGACAAAAAATTGGTAGATCCAAGAAATGATATTGCTCACGGTACTTATCGCGAAGTATCCTATGAAGATTATAAAATAGTGTTTGATAACATACTGCCACTAATGGAACATTTTAAAACATTAGTAGAAAACGCTACTTCTACAGAAAGTTATAAGAATTAA